In Stenotrophomonas sp. ASS1, the following proteins share a genomic window:
- a CDS encoding ABC transporter permease — translation MFGYYVKVALHNAARNKVITGLVILAISVGIGASMTTLTVMHILSGDPLPGKSGHIYYPQVDVNPESKGREPYDVMDYRTAFDLWSAKQADSQAMVVSNPVKVRSELPSGAPLMISSISTTSEFFTMFDVPLQYGRAWGAEDDARRSRVAVISDRLNQQLFGGRNSVGQSLRVKDTNLQIIGVLGPWRPSPLFYKIRGGRFSGGETSGFYGVADDVFLPLSASLEINEGDFQPFTCWATPDRPGVLESSPCVAVALWVKLSGPERVQGYDRFLRNYAAEQKRLGRIKHDDNTRLRSLMEWLDFNQVVPSDVKVQTVLALAFLLICLANVVGLLLAKFMRHGGEIGLRRALGASRVAIFTQCLVEAGLIGALGGVLGLFLTLLGLWMIRIQPVAYADLVHLDIAMFLVTVILSLLTSLLAGAIPAYRASFIQPVTQLKLL, via the coding sequence ATGTTTGGCTATTACGTGAAAGTTGCGCTGCATAACGCCGCAAGGAACAAGGTCATCACTGGATTGGTGATTCTGGCGATATCGGTTGGCATCGGAGCGAGCATGACAACCCTCACAGTCATGCACATCCTGTCTGGAGACCCTCTTCCAGGCAAGAGCGGGCACATCTATTACCCTCAAGTTGATGTGAACCCAGAGTCCAAAGGACGTGAGCCCTATGATGTAATGGATTACCGCACCGCATTTGATCTATGGTCGGCCAAGCAGGCGGACAGCCAGGCGATGGTGGTATCCAATCCCGTCAAGGTTAGGTCAGAGCTTCCTAGCGGAGCACCGCTGATGATCTCTTCGATCTCAACAACTTCAGAATTCTTTACGATGTTCGACGTGCCGCTACAGTACGGGCGCGCTTGGGGTGCTGAGGATGACGCGCGTCGCAGCCGTGTCGCAGTGATCTCAGATCGACTCAACCAGCAGTTGTTCGGCGGCCGCAACAGTGTCGGTCAGAGCTTAAGAGTCAAAGACACGAATCTTCAGATCATCGGTGTTCTAGGCCCATGGCGTCCTTCCCCACTGTTCTACAAGATCAGAGGTGGGCGCTTCTCTGGTGGTGAGACATCCGGCTTCTACGGTGTAGCGGACGATGTGTTTCTTCCTCTCTCAGCTAGCCTCGAGATCAACGAGGGCGACTTCCAACCGTTTACCTGTTGGGCTACCCCAGATCGTCCTGGTGTTCTCGAGAGCTCGCCCTGTGTCGCGGTCGCGCTATGGGTAAAGTTGAGTGGTCCGGAGCGCGTTCAGGGATACGATCGCTTCCTCCGTAACTATGCAGCTGAGCAGAAGCGCCTTGGACGTATCAAGCACGACGACAACACCCGGTTGAGGTCTCTGATGGAATGGCTGGACTTCAATCAGGTAGTTCCCAGCGACGTAAAAGTGCAGACGGTTTTGGCCCTCGCGTTCCTTCTGATCTGCCTCGCAAACGTAGTCGGCTTGCTGCTTGCGAAGTTCATGAGACACGGCGGAGAGATCGGCCTGCGTCGCGCGTTGGGAGCGAGCAGAGTCGCTATCTTCACGCAGTGTCTGGTCGAGGCCGGTCTAATCGGTGCTTTGGGCGGCGTGCTTGGCTTGTTCCTAACGTTACTTGGCTTGTGGATGATACGCATCCAGCCAGTAGCATACGCAGATCTGGTGCACCTGGACATCGCAATGTTTCTGGTCACAGTCATTCTATCTTTGCTCACAAGCCTCTTGGCGGGTGCGATTCCCGCGTATCGAGCGAGTTTTATCCAGCCGGTTACCCAGCTGAAGCTGCTTTGA
- a CDS encoding ABC transporter ATP-binding protein encodes MSTPSGSTAVDPGRGHTPWRDFSRLLGENRNEYVAVTITSCAIGAFEGLIPPLLIKAILDEASLRGDFSRLMYLILGYLALGVSLNVGAYVTSLWQQRLDNRIVRRVSEELLRVFYSERYEDFLRNGVGYYISRIRSDVKDGLVPMLALVRGVAVKISMLVALVIALLYISWKAFAVLAAIIPIATIVSLVVGKRISALTSTEREKEAQVLVVLARAVGSLKMVGTFGLTSKTLSSFDRGMHGLLDAGYSRFKVVRTLQGASDLTMVLSDVCSIFVGALFVFQKKMTFGSFIAFMNAFWRAATTLIAIFKNWADLKSYGATVHRVSGFLELRKSSEFKYSESVIADRLSFSFGQTSVLRNVSTVIDRGQRVLVTGDNGSGKTTLANILARHLLPTAGSLSLPARISSSTLPLAFPPLAIKDLGVDVELLKTLAVFSSEILEAYPDQLSAGQQQKVALAMALSKRADLYVLDEPLANLDAGIQRIAMDMIMTITKGKILIMIMHGGIEYRNLFDTTLALESESAGTMDENAVQQA; translated from the coding sequence ATGAGTACGCCGAGCGGCAGCACTGCGGTGGATCCTGGCCGCGGCCACACACCATGGCGTGACTTCTCGCGTTTGCTAGGCGAGAACCGGAATGAGTACGTGGCGGTGACGATCACCTCCTGTGCAATTGGTGCATTTGAAGGTCTGATACCCCCCCTCCTGATCAAGGCGATTCTTGATGAGGCGTCGTTGAGGGGCGATTTTTCGCGTTTGATGTACCTGATCCTTGGCTATCTTGCGCTAGGTGTGTCGCTCAACGTGGGTGCCTACGTGACTTCGCTTTGGCAGCAGCGATTGGACAATCGCATTGTGAGGCGAGTCAGTGAGGAACTTCTGCGCGTCTTCTACAGTGAACGCTACGAAGACTTCCTGCGAAACGGAGTGGGATACTACATTTCGCGGATCAGATCTGACGTAAAGGATGGTCTGGTACCAATGCTTGCCTTGGTCAGAGGAGTTGCAGTCAAGATCTCCATGCTTGTGGCCTTGGTCATAGCACTGCTCTACATCTCATGGAAGGCCTTCGCAGTTCTTGCCGCAATCATCCCAATTGCCACGATTGTCAGCTTGGTGGTCGGCAAACGCATCAGTGCTTTGACATCTACGGAGCGGGAAAAGGAAGCCCAGGTTCTGGTTGTCCTTGCCAGAGCTGTTGGAAGCCTGAAGATGGTGGGGACGTTCGGATTGACAAGCAAGACGTTGAGTTCGTTCGATAGAGGCATGCACGGCCTCTTGGATGCAGGCTACAGTCGATTCAAGGTGGTGCGCACACTTCAAGGCGCAAGTGATCTGACGATGGTTCTGTCGGATGTCTGCTCGATATTCGTTGGTGCGCTATTTGTCTTTCAGAAGAAGATGACATTTGGTTCGTTCATTGCATTCATGAACGCATTCTGGCGTGCGGCTACAACCCTAATTGCCATCTTCAAGAACTGGGCAGATCTGAAGAGCTACGGCGCCACGGTTCATCGAGTTTCAGGGTTTCTTGAGTTGCGAAAATCGTCTGAATTTAAGTATTCAGAAAGTGTCATAGCCGATCGCTTGTCCTTTAGCTTCGGCCAAACCAGCGTTCTTCGAAATGTATCCACAGTCATTGATCGGGGGCAGAGGGTTCTCGTCACTGGTGACAACGGCTCTGGAAAGACCACACTTGCCAACATCCTCGCGAGGCACCTGCTGCCCACAGCAGGTAGTCTTTCACTGCCTGCACGAATCAGCTCATCCACTCTGCCGCTCGCATTTCCTCCTCTCGCCATAAAGGACCTTGGGGTTGACGTAGAGCTTCTGAAAACACTGGCTGTATTTTCTTCAGAGATTCTTGAGGCCTATCCTGACCAGCTGTCTGCGGGTCAGCAACAGAAGGTTGCCTTGGCCATGGCACTTAGCAAGAGGGCCGATCTCTATGTATTGGACGAGCCACTTGCGAACCTGGACGCCGGCATCCAACGTATCGCCATGGATATGATCATGACGATCACGAAAGGCAAAATACTGATAATGATCATGCACGGCGGAATCGAGTACCGAAATCTGTTTGATACAACTCTTGCGCTTGAGTCAGAGAGTGCTGGGACTATGGATGAGAACGCAGTCCAGCAGGCTTAG